A single Bacillus sp. OxB-1 DNA region contains:
- a CDS encoding alpha/beta-type small acid-soluble spore protein: MAKNNRILVPEARPALNQLKQDVVQEKGYQVDDPDGAKFEIAKELGIPLTRGYNGKLTAEQAGKIGGLIGGNMVKEMIKLAQQQLAQK; encoded by the coding sequence ATGGCTAAAAATAACCGCATCTTAGTGCCAGAAGCCCGTCCAGCGTTGAATCAATTGAAACAGGACGTCGTGCAGGAAAAAGGGTATCAAGTCGACGACCCGGACGGCGCCAAATTTGAAATCGCCAAGGAACTGGGGATCCCCTTAACCCGCGGCTATAACGGAAAACTAACCGCAGAACAAGCCGGCAAAATCGGCGGACTGATCGGCGGCAATATGGTCAAAGAAATGATTAAGCTCGCCCAACAGCAATTGGCCCAGAAATGA
- a CDS encoding alpha/beta fold hydrolase yields the protein MNQNILFRNNVNITGKGTKTMIFAPGFGCDQNMWRLVAPFFEEHFRVILFLSPVMGEKNSQ from the coding sequence ATGAATCAAAATATCCTTTTTCGTAATAATGTAAACATCACGGGCAAAGGGACAAAGACGATGATATTTGCGCCGGGATTCGGATGTGATCAGAATATGTGGAGGTTGGTGGCCCCGTTTTTCGAAGAACACTTTCGTGTCATCCTTTTCTTGTCGCCCGTTATGGGGGAGAAGAATTCGCAATGA
- a CDS encoding diguanylate cyclase, giving the protein MILPNTDQTEAMKIAERIRSHVEKANWGTPPITISIGVATGMSGDSGNVLQSKADRALYASKERGRNRVTHAGELL; this is encoded by the coding sequence ATGATTCTTCCGAACACCGATCAAACAGAGGCCATGAAAATAGCCGAGAGAATCCGTTCCCATGTCGAAAAAGCCAATTGGGGGACGCCGCCTATCACGATCAGTATAGGGGTGGCGACGGGTATGTCAGGCGATAGCGGAAATGTTTTGCAATCAAAAGCGGATCGCGCCCTTTATGCGTCCAAAGAACGGGGCCGCAATCGGGTCACCCATGCCGGCGAGTTGTTATGA
- a CDS encoding DMT family transporter, whose protein sequence is MRKLFSKTTIALLLLIFFWGASWSVYKMALPYTPPLLFAGMRALIGGLLLAAFMFAKRSEIQWRRHWKKYIISAIFNSILFFGLQTIGLIYLPGGLFSVLVYFQPVLLGIFAWLWLGEYMAPVKILGLFVGFIGIIIVSLDGLHVHISVIGVVLGLLTALCWALGTVYVKKVSREINAFWMVAMQSIIGGSVLLSVGSITESWSAIEWNIPVFAGIGYGATFGIPISYVIYYTLVNAGEASKVGSFTFLVPIIAVFIGTVFFGEPLTFTLLIGLALVGLSIYFVNYNGRPRELPVHKENV, encoded by the coding sequence GTGAGGAAACTATTTTCGAAAACGACGATTGCTCTGTTGCTCCTCATTTTTTTCTGGGGGGCGAGCTGGTCTGTCTATAAAATGGCGTTGCCTTATACACCGCCTCTATTGTTTGCGGGAATGCGCGCGTTGATTGGCGGTTTATTGCTGGCTGCTTTCATGTTTGCCAAAAGAAGTGAAATTCAGTGGAGGAGACACTGGAAAAAGTACATCATTTCCGCCATTTTTAATTCCATCCTCTTTTTTGGATTGCAGACGATCGGTCTTATCTATTTACCGGGGGGCTTGTTCTCGGTGCTAGTCTATTTCCAGCCGGTGCTGCTTGGAATTTTCGCGTGGTTGTGGCTTGGGGAATATATGGCGCCCGTGAAGATTCTCGGATTGTTCGTCGGTTTCATCGGTATTATCATCGTCAGCCTTGATGGACTGCATGTGCACATCTCGGTTATCGGTGTCGTTCTCGGTCTGTTGACGGCACTCTGTTGGGCGCTCGGAACGGTGTATGTCAAGAAAGTGAGCCGGGAAATCAATGCGTTTTGGATGGTCGCGATGCAAAGTATAATCGGCGGCTCTGTGTTACTCAGTGTGGGTTCCATTACGGAAAGCTGGTCTGCCATTGAGTGGAATATCCCTGTTTTTGCGGGTATCGGATATGGCGCAACGTTCGGCATCCCGATTTCCTATGTAATCTATTACACATTGGTCAATGCGGGCGAGGCAAGCAAGGTCGGTTCGTTCACCTTTCTCGTTCCAATCATTGCCGTTTTCATCGGCACGGTGTTCTTTGGAGAACCGTTGACGTTTACGCTGCTCATTGGCTTGGCACTTGTCGGATTGAGCATTTATTTTGTGAATTATAATGGGAGGCCGAGAGAACTTCCCGTACATAAGGAGAACGTATGA
- a CDS encoding IclR family transcriptional regulator: MNNKNKTVVRSMEILNLFIDHAELTFQEIIEISGIPKTSVYRMLQSLEEMGLLEKGADAKYRLGLLFLKFGHLVLARLDIRKIAYPIMEALHKEVKEAINLIVREGEEAIYIEKIDMYQKVRLYTAIGRRSPLYAGACSRVILSHLPEDEIDSYLEQVELKPFALGTITDKTVLAESIRLARSEGYTVSHSELENHTSAIAAPIFNHKKQVIAGISIAGIEANYQNGQVEILRDKVIEAAKEISERLGYEE, encoded by the coding sequence ATGAACAATAAAAACAAAACGGTCGTCCGTTCAATGGAGATTTTAAATTTATTCATCGATCATGCGGAGTTGACTTTCCAGGAAATCATTGAGATCTCGGGCATTCCGAAAACGTCAGTGTACCGCATGTTGCAGTCGTTAGAGGAGATGGGTCTGTTGGAAAAAGGAGCCGATGCGAAATATCGGCTCGGGCTACTGTTCTTGAAGTTCGGGCATTTGGTGTTGGCGCGTCTGGATATCCGGAAAATTGCGTATCCGATCATGGAAGCGCTCCATAAAGAAGTGAAAGAGGCCATCAACCTCATCGTGCGGGAAGGGGAAGAGGCGATTTATATCGAGAAGATCGATATGTACCAAAAAGTCCGGCTCTATACGGCAATCGGCCGGCGGAGCCCGCTGTATGCGGGAGCGTGTTCCCGTGTCATTCTGTCACACTTGCCGGAGGATGAAATCGACTCGTATTTGGAGCAGGTGGAGCTGAAACCTTTTGCATTGGGCACGATCACCGATAAGACCGTATTAGCGGAATCGATTCGCCTAGCGAGGAGCGAAGGGTATACGGTTAGCCATTCGGAGCTCGAGAATCATACATCGGCCATCGCTGCACCGATTTTCAACCACAAAAAGCAGGTCATTGCGGGCATCAGCATCGCCGGCATCGAAGCAAATTACCAAAATGGCCAAGTTGAAATTCTGCGGGATAAAGTGATCGAGGCGGCAAAAGAGATTTCTGAACGGTTGGGGTACGAGGAATGA
- a CDS encoding biotin-dependent carboxyltransferase family protein: MTIHVLHPGALATIQDKGRYGYQQFGVIASGAMDPYSLRIANWLVGNPENEGALEVTMFGTSLQFERDTVVAITGADLTALIDSEPAPTWRPLLIRKGSILKFKAARQGSRAYVAVAGGFDVPAVMGSKSTYLKAGIGGFQGRALKKGDRLAIGTSFSERNQTILEQLEREPAKWSVRRYDELLRFGRKERIRVVRGTEFARFDTASRQRLYEEQYTLTTDADRMGFRFTGTALSLEQKFELLSEGVTYGTVQIPSNGQPIILMADRQTTGGYPKIAQVITADLPTLAQLQPNATIQFEEVSLEEAELQLQFNERILKDIKIGIDLKLK; encoded by the coding sequence ATGACGATCCACGTTCTGCACCCAGGTGCTTTGGCAACAATCCAAGATAAAGGGAGATATGGCTACCAGCAATTCGGCGTCATCGCCAGTGGCGCGATGGATCCATACTCATTGCGGATTGCCAATTGGCTTGTAGGCAACCCGGAAAACGAAGGGGCACTCGAAGTGACGATGTTCGGGACGAGTCTGCAATTCGAAAGGGACACCGTTGTCGCCATCACAGGAGCCGACCTGACCGCATTAATCGATAGCGAACCGGCCCCGACATGGCGTCCACTGCTGATCCGGAAAGGGTCGATTCTTAAATTCAAAGCGGCGCGGCAAGGAAGCCGTGCCTATGTAGCGGTAGCTGGAGGATTTGACGTGCCTGCAGTGATGGGAAGCAAAAGCACATACTTGAAAGCGGGCATCGGAGGATTTCAGGGAAGAGCTTTGAAAAAAGGAGACCGGCTCGCCATCGGCACTTCCTTTTCCGAACGCAATCAAACCATTCTCGAACAGCTCGAACGGGAACCGGCAAAATGGTCCGTCCGTCGGTATGATGAATTGCTCCGGTTCGGCAGGAAAGAGCGCATCCGGGTAGTCCGGGGCACCGAATTCGCACGCTTCGACACAGCCAGCCGACAAAGGCTTTACGAGGAACAGTACACACTGACGACCGATGCTGACCGGATGGGCTTCCGGTTCACGGGCACCGCACTTTCATTGGAACAGAAATTCGAACTGCTGTCAGAGGGCGTCACGTACGGCACCGTCCAAATCCCGTCGAACGGCCAGCCGATCATCCTTATGGCGGACCGCCAAACGACCGGCGGCTACCCGAAAATCGCCCAAGTCATCACTGCCGACTTGCCGACACTCGCCCAACTGCAACCGAACGCTACTATCCAGTTCGAAGAAGTTTCACTGGAAGAAGCTGAACTGCAACTGCAATTCAACGAACGGATTCTGAAAGATATAAAAATCGGGATTGATTTGAAATTAAAATAA
- the pxpB gene encoding 5-oxoprolinase subunit PxpB codes for MQNYPLIQPLGDSALFVQLGEGIAPAIHEKVKNLLHLLTEHPFEGWIECVPAYNNITVYYDPTQVLRSLSLEPGTSFQKVSAYIQKLLQQSEEQAAGKGRTVTIPVLYGGEYGPDLAHVAEANGLTTDEVIQIHSENEYLVYMIGFAPGFPFMGGMDERIATPRKESPRMAIHPGSVGIAGKQTGIYPLETPGGWQIIGRTPIDLFLPEQTPPTLLQAGDIIRFAPISPVEYNEIKEGKR; via the coding sequence ATGCAAAACTATCCATTGATCCAGCCGTTAGGCGACTCGGCTTTGTTCGTCCAACTAGGCGAGGGCATTGCTCCAGCTATACATGAAAAAGTGAAAAACTTACTGCACCTTCTGACCGAACATCCCTTTGAAGGATGGATCGAATGCGTCCCGGCCTATAATAATATCACTGTGTATTATGACCCTACACAGGTTCTCCGTTCACTGAGTCTCGAGCCTGGTACTTCATTCCAAAAGGTGAGCGCTTACATACAAAAATTGTTGCAACAGTCTGAAGAACAAGCTGCCGGCAAGGGACGGACCGTCACCATCCCCGTCCTATATGGCGGCGAATACGGCCCCGATCTGGCGCATGTCGCTGAGGCGAACGGCTTGACGACAGACGAAGTGATCCAAATCCATTCGGAGAATGAATACCTCGTCTATATGATCGGTTTCGCCCCGGGATTTCCGTTCATGGGCGGGATGGACGAACGGATCGCCACCCCACGGAAGGAATCGCCGCGCATGGCCATCCATCCGGGATCGGTCGGGATTGCCGGCAAACAGACCGGCATCTATCCGCTCGAAACACCCGGCGGATGGCAAATTATCGGGCGCACGCCAATCGATCTGTTCTTGCCTGAACAGACACCCCCGACCCTCTTGCAAGCAGGAGATATAATCCGATTCGCCCCGATCTCCCCTGTCGAATACAACGAAATAAAGGAGGGGAAACGATGA
- a CDS encoding LamB/YcsF family protein, whose amino-acid sequence MYRVDLNCDLGESFGRYQLGEQKDILQYVTSANVACGFHAGDPTVMRETVKLAIDNGVKIGAHPGLPDLNGFGRRDMKITPQEGYDMVVYQVGALQGVLATFKEPMQHVKPHGALYNMAARDRNLAEAIAQAVYDVDPSLVLFGLASSELAKAGEKIGLRTAHEVFADRTYQSDGSLTSRLQGDALITDTEKAAAQVVRMVTEGKVTSQQGTDVALQADTICIHGDGAHALEFAKYVKDQLEKNSIQVAAF is encoded by the coding sequence ATGTATCGTGTTGATTTGAACTGTGATTTGGGAGAAAGCTTTGGCCGTTATCAGCTCGGGGAGCAGAAAGATATTCTGCAATACGTCACATCGGCGAATGTCGCATGCGGTTTCCATGCCGGTGATCCAACGGTCATGCGGGAAACTGTGAAGCTCGCAATCGACAACGGTGTGAAAATCGGTGCGCATCCCGGTTTGCCGGATCTGAACGGCTTCGGACGCCGGGATATGAAGATTACACCGCAGGAAGGGTACGACATGGTCGTCTACCAGGTCGGTGCTTTGCAAGGGGTTTTGGCTACATTCAAGGAACCGATGCAGCATGTGAAGCCGCATGGTGCTCTGTATAATATGGCGGCCCGCGATCGGAATCTCGCGGAAGCGATTGCACAGGCCGTGTATGATGTAGATCCATCGCTGGTCCTATTCGGTTTGGCCTCAAGCGAATTGGCGAAAGCGGGGGAGAAAATCGGGTTGCGTACCGCCCACGAAGTATTTGCGGATCGCACATACCAATCCGATGGCTCGCTGACGTCACGATTGCAAGGGGATGCACTGATTACGGACACGGAGAAAGCGGCGGCGCAAGTCGTGCGGATGGTGACGGAAGGGAAAGTGACGTCCCAGCAAGGAACTGACGTGGCATTGCAAGCGGATACAATTTGCATCCACGGGGACGGGGCGCATGCGCTCGAGTTTGCCAAATATGTAAAAGATCAATTAGAAAAGAACAGCATCCAGGTCGCTGCTTTTTGA
- a CDS encoding NRAMP family divalent metal transporter: protein MNEEQLKQNQGKPKAGRSVLLGAAFLMATSSIGPGFLTQTTVFTQQLAASFAFVILISLILDVFAQMNVWRIIAVSGLRGQEIANKVLPGLGVVLAILIVMGGLAFNIGNVAGAGLGLNAMLGIDPIRGAIISAAFAIFIFVFKEAGKMMDKVAQAAGFVMILLMLYVAFTTSPPVGEALVNTVMPSEISIFAIVTLVGGTVGGYITFAGGHRLLDAGVKGVESLPEVTKSSVTGILVTGIMRVALFLAVLGVVSQGLAIDPDNPPASVFHLAAGDIGYRMFGVIMWAAAITSVVGAAYTSVSFIRSFHPMIEKYHNWVIILFILLSTSTFAFVGRPVNVLILVGALNALILPLALGTLLVAAHKKDIVGSYKHPKWLTIPGIIVVLIMGVLGIITLYEQIPLLFK from the coding sequence ATGAACGAAGAACAATTGAAGCAGAACCAAGGGAAGCCGAAAGCGGGCCGGAGCGTCTTGCTCGGCGCGGCCTTCTTGATGGCGACTTCCTCAATCGGTCCTGGCTTTTTGACGCAGACGACCGTATTTACGCAGCAATTGGCGGCAAGCTTTGCGTTCGTCATTTTAATTTCCCTAATATTGGATGTTTTTGCCCAGATGAACGTTTGGCGCATCATAGCGGTATCCGGGTTACGCGGGCAAGAAATCGCGAATAAAGTATTGCCGGGGCTTGGCGTCGTGCTGGCTATCCTCATTGTTATGGGGGGACTGGCGTTCAACATCGGTAACGTCGCCGGAGCGGGGCTCGGTTTGAATGCGATGCTCGGCATCGATCCGATTAGAGGGGCAATCATTAGTGCCGCTTTTGCCATTTTCATATTCGTCTTCAAAGAGGCAGGGAAAATGATGGATAAAGTGGCCCAGGCTGCTGGGTTCGTCATGATCCTTCTCATGTTGTATGTCGCATTTACAACTTCTCCACCGGTTGGGGAAGCGCTAGTTAATACAGTTATGCCATCTGAAATCAGTATTTTTGCAATCGTAACGCTAGTCGGTGGAACCGTCGGCGGGTACATCACCTTCGCTGGCGGACACCGCCTCTTGGATGCGGGCGTGAAAGGGGTCGAATCCTTGCCCGAAGTGACAAAAAGTTCAGTTACAGGAATTTTGGTGACAGGCATCATGCGGGTGGCGTTGTTCCTTGCGGTGCTCGGCGTCGTGTCCCAAGGACTTGCCATCGACCCGGACAACCCGCCGGCTTCGGTCTTCCATTTGGCGGCAGGCGATATTGGGTATCGGATGTTTGGTGTCATCATGTGGGCGGCGGCCATCACATCGGTCGTCGGAGCGGCGTACACGTCAGTGTCGTTCATCCGTTCATTCCACCCTATGATTGAGAAATACCATAACTGGGTTATCATTTTATTCATCTTGCTTTCGACATCGACGTTCGCATTCGTCGGTCGGCCGGTCAATGTCCTGATCTTGGTTGGTGCATTGAATGCCCTAATCTTGCCGCTCGCTCTCGGAACATTGTTGGTCGCAGCGCATAAGAAAGATATCGTCGGTTCCTATAAACACCCGAAGTGGTTGACGATCCCTGGAATCATCGTCGTGCTCATCATGGGCGTGTTGGGAATCATTACATTGTATGAACAAATACCATTGCTGTTTAAATAA
- a CDS encoding IS110 family transposase, whose protein sequence is MSQMLVGVDVSLRSHHVHFMNADGVTLADFSVSNDRTGADTLIKRILETAEKSQCAQLKIGMEATDQYAWHIAHYLQDQLKGYEPDVVTKVYVLNARKVARFKKGYDTLPKNDKIDAWVIADHLRFGRLPQEMKEAHHYEALQRLTRTRFHFMKEIGRNKTYFLNQLFLKFSGLRQDNPFSSTFGTTSLAVIEELDPETIAEMELEELISFLQEKGKNRFAEPEELAKYLQKLARSSYRLHKTMEDPVNISLSVTLSTIQHMESQIKRLDKEIAKLMKGIPQTLTSVKGIGDVFAAGLIAEIGDVKRFKDHHALAKYAGLVWNQHQSGEYEAENTSRMRTGNKYLRYYLIQAAESIRKHDSEYKAFYTKKYNEVPKHKHKRALVMTARKLVRLVYSLLRTNQLYTPPERRG, encoded by the coding sequence ATGTCACAAATGCTTGTCGGTGTAGACGTTAGTTTACGGTCCCATCATGTCCATTTCATGAATGCGGACGGAGTCACACTCGCTGATTTTTCTGTTTCCAATGATCGAACCGGGGCTGATACCCTGATCAAACGCATATTGGAAACAGCGGAAAAGAGTCAGTGTGCACAGTTAAAAATCGGAATGGAAGCAACAGACCAGTATGCCTGGCATATTGCCCACTATCTCCAAGATCAGTTAAAAGGATATGAACCCGATGTGGTGACGAAGGTGTACGTACTGAACGCACGGAAAGTCGCGCGCTTTAAAAAAGGGTACGACACCTTACCGAAAAACGATAAAATCGATGCCTGGGTTATCGCAGATCACTTGCGCTTTGGACGATTGCCACAGGAAATGAAAGAAGCTCATCACTATGAGGCTTTACAACGATTAACGAGAACCCGTTTCCATTTCATGAAGGAAATTGGTCGAAATAAAACCTATTTCTTAAATCAGCTGTTTTTGAAGTTCAGTGGTTTACGACAGGATAACCCCTTCTCCAGTACCTTCGGTACGACCAGTCTCGCAGTAATTGAGGAGCTGGATCCTGAAACCATCGCTGAGATGGAGCTTGAAGAATTAATTTCGTTTCTTCAGGAGAAGGGCAAGAACCGCTTCGCTGAACCTGAAGAGCTGGCGAAATATCTCCAGAAACTCGCTCGTTCCTCTTATCGCCTACATAAGACCATGGAGGACCCGGTGAACATCTCATTGTCCGTCACATTAAGCACCATCCAGCACATGGAGTCGCAAATCAAGAGGTTGGACAAAGAGATTGCCAAACTCATGAAAGGCATTCCACAGACGCTGACGTCTGTCAAAGGGATTGGAGATGTCTTCGCGGCCGGTCTGATTGCCGAAATTGGTGATGTGAAGCGATTCAAGGATCATCATGCGCTGGCCAAGTACGCTGGATTGGTCTGGAATCAGCACCAGTCAGGCGAATATGAAGCCGAAAATACAAGTCGGATGCGAACGGGCAATAAGTATTTACGATACTATCTCATACAAGCTGCCGAATCGATTCGCAAACATGATTCAGAATACAAGGCATTCTACACAAAGAAATACAATGAAGTTCCGAAACATAAACACAAACGTGCTCTCGTCATGACCGCAAGAAAACTGGTACGGTTGGTGTATTCGCTACTACGCACCAATCAATTGTACACACCACCCGAAAGGAGAGGGTAA
- a CDS encoding putative hydro-lyase, producing the protein MGTYENMAPSEVRELIRKQVIKSPTAGMSKGYTQANLAILKKEHAFDFLLFCQRNPKSCPLLDVTEPGSFRPSKIADGASLLTDIPKYRIYKDGVFTEEVTDITEYWEDDMVGFLIGCSFTFETPLLEAGIPVRHIEENCNVPMYKTNIPSEKAGVFEGPTVVSMRPMSPEDAIRAVQITTRFPSVHGAPLHIGDPSQIGITDITKPDFGDAVTIKEGEVPVFWACGATPQAVAMESKPSIMITHAPGHMFISDVRDESLAVL; encoded by the coding sequence ATGGGAACATATGAAAATATGGCTCCGAGCGAAGTGCGGGAGCTAATTCGTAAACAAGTGATCAAGAGTCCGACTGCAGGTATGTCGAAAGGCTACACCCAGGCGAACCTCGCCATTTTGAAAAAAGAGCATGCGTTTGACTTCCTGTTGTTCTGTCAGCGGAATCCAAAGTCCTGTCCTCTATTGGACGTGACGGAGCCGGGCTCTTTCCGTCCGAGCAAGATTGCGGACGGGGCGAGCTTGCTGACGGACATTCCGAAATACCGGATTTACAAAGATGGGGTATTTACGGAGGAAGTGACGGACATCACCGAATATTGGGAAGACGATATGGTCGGTTTCCTCATTGGGTGCAGCTTCACATTTGAAACGCCATTGCTGGAAGCGGGCATCCCGGTCCGCCACATCGAGGAAAATTGCAATGTGCCGATGTATAAGACGAACATCCCAAGTGAAAAAGCAGGCGTGTTTGAAGGGCCGACCGTCGTCAGCATGCGGCCGATGTCACCGGAAGACGCCATCCGTGCCGTCCAGATCACGACTCGGTTTCCGTCGGTCCACGGGGCTCCGCTCCACATCGGCGATCCAAGCCAGATTGGGATAACGGACATCACAAAACCGGATTTCGGAGATGCCGTGACGATCAAAGAAGGGGAAGTCCCGGTATTCTGGGCATGCGGCGCCACTCCCCAAGCGGTCGCCATGGAAAGTAAACCGTCCATCATGATCACGCACGCCCCTGGTCATATGTTCATTAGCGACGTCCGCGACGAATCACTCGCCGTGTTGTAA
- a CDS encoding HAMP domain-containing methyl-accepting chemotaxis protein codes for MVIIYSKWGDGMRLTVGRKLWGGFLTVLLFLIIVGLAGYGSLSKMNEQYRFLIDDRIQKVLLLEEMGAIQSNMTSEIRGFLLMKDGVHLMSRIGLSDRFEEIYQQLTEMMASTENQAILGEIREANQSYTGILDMILVDASNGKFESALANLPNATGYERQIAEQIAQLIETQKVEMARTESALKAQSAQTRNLILAMISAAILTSVLVAYFIGRSIARPVIQMTTAIMEIARGNLATEPVMIRNRDEIGDMAKAYNAMTEDLRNIIMRARDTSVQVAVQAEELSASSEESLAASEMVADISERNLTGSDEQVTIVGATTSAMEEMVAGIDRITGENEAMLRSSEEVTRLIVQGADYMDNVAEQMSRIHMAIDHTADWMKEMAEHSKSIRNVTGLITAIAEQTNLLALNAAIEAARAGEHGKGFAVVAEEVRHLAEQSRTSAAEIGQTVDTMIADVARVVESTNQSNELVQGGLAVTKQTNEVFDQIEHAERDVAEKITTVTTAIEQIRQMTGHVVTGAAKVQNLAQRAATEAQSTSAATEQQLAANEEISSNAQILAGLAEKLQLDMEHFTV; via the coding sequence ATGGTAATCATATATAGCAAATGGGGTGATGGGATGCGATTGACTGTAGGTCGGAAGTTGTGGGGAGGATTTCTGACAGTGCTTCTTTTTTTGATTATTGTTGGATTGGCGGGATACGGATCGCTATCTAAAATGAATGAACAATATCGTTTTTTAATCGATGACCGGATTCAGAAGGTTTTATTGCTGGAGGAAATGGGGGCCATCCAGAGTAATATGACGAGCGAGATACGCGGTTTTTTATTGATGAAAGACGGTGTGCATCTGATGAGCCGGATCGGATTGAGCGACCGGTTTGAAGAGATTTACCAGCAACTGACGGAGATGATGGCCAGTACGGAGAATCAGGCAATTCTAGGGGAAATCCGGGAGGCCAATCAAAGTTATACAGGGATCTTGGACATGATTCTGGTCGATGCCAGCAACGGTAAATTTGAAAGCGCTTTAGCGAATCTACCGAACGCCACCGGATATGAGCGGCAAATTGCGGAACAGATTGCGCAACTCATTGAAACTCAGAAAGTAGAAATGGCCAGAACAGAGAGTGCATTGAAAGCGCAATCGGCCCAGACGCGGAACCTCATTTTGGCAATGATCAGCGCCGCGATTTTGACAAGCGTCCTCGTCGCGTACTTCATCGGCCGCAGCATCGCACGTCCGGTCATCCAGATGACTACGGCTATAATGGAAATCGCCCGGGGCAATCTGGCGACGGAGCCAGTGATGATCCGGAATCGCGATGAAATTGGGGATATGGCAAAAGCGTATAATGCCATGACGGAGGACTTGCGGAACATCATCATGCGCGCTCGGGATACATCTGTCCAAGTGGCGGTTCAGGCGGAAGAACTGTCTGCCAGTTCTGAAGAGAGCCTGGCAGCGTCGGAAATGGTTGCGGACATTTCAGAGCGCAACTTGACCGGAAGCGATGAACAGGTGACGATTGTCGGCGCCACGACCTCCGCGATGGAAGAAATGGTCGCAGGAATCGACCGAATCACCGGGGAAAATGAAGCGATGCTCCGCTCCTCCGAAGAAGTGACGCGCCTCATCGTACAAGGCGCGGACTATATGGATAATGTAGCGGAGCAAATGAGCCGCATTCACATGGCGATAGACCATACCGCGGATTGGATGAAGGAAATGGCGGAGCACTCGAAGAGCATCCGCAACGTCACAGGCCTCATCACCGCCATCGCCGAGCAGACGAACCTGCTCGCTCTGAACGCGGCGATTGAAGCGGCGCGGGCCGGTGAACACGGGAAAGGGTTCGCGGTCGTTGCGGAAGAGGTGCGCCACCTGGCCGAACAATCCCGCACTTCCGCGGCCGAAATCGGCCAGACGGTGGATACGATGATCGCTGATGTCGCCCGTGTTGTCGAAAGCACCAATCAGAGCAACGAACTGGTACAGGGAGGGTTGGCCGTCACGAAGCAGACGAACGAAGTGTTCGACCAAATCGAACATGCCGAACGGGATGTCGCTGAAAAAATCACCACTGTCACCACCGCCATCGAACAGATCCGACAAATGACCGGCCACGTCGTAACAGGAGCTGCAAAAGTCCAAAATCTTGCCCAGCGTGCCGCCACCGAAGCCCAATCGACAAGCGCCGCCACCGAACAACAACTGGCAGCCAACGAGGAAATCTCCTCCAACGCACAAATCCTCGCCGGACTCGCCGAGAAACTGCAATTGGATATGGAGCATTTTACGGTCTGA
- a CDS encoding DUF378 domain-containing protein — MGTLQRIALGLVIIGALNWGLIGLFQFDLVATLFGGQGAFWSRVVYGLVGLSGLICLGLLFKPEERREERIEVHREPRFTNPNLHTEFGEEHDLTRRRNPDVDQED; from the coding sequence ATGGGAACATTACAACGGATTGCGTTGGGATTAGTCATAATCGGAGCGCTGAATTGGGGATTGATCGGCTTATTTCAATTTGACCTGGTCGCCACGCTGTTCGGCGGGCAGGGCGCGTTTTGGTCCCGTGTCGTGTACGGGCTCGTCGGCTTAAGCGGACTCATTTGTTTGGGATTGTTGTTCAAGCCGGAGGAAAGACGCGAAGAACGAATAGAAGTGCATCGAGAGCCTCGGTTTACGAATCCGAACCTCCATACTGAGTTCGGGGAAGAGCATGACTTGACACGCAGACGGAATCCAGACGTGGACCAGGAAGACTGA